The proteins below come from a single Nitrosospira sp. Is2 genomic window:
- the fabF gene encoding beta-ketoacyl-ACP synthase II, which produces MRIVVTGMGIVSPIGIGTEQFWTAAINGVSGIRPVTSFDASSLRSQVAGEVQGFDPRTFLSAKYIEQTDRFTHLALLAAKLAFEDAGGLDAYSPPRLAVSIGSGMGGFATFESSALRKFRNQPVPPFTVPRTMANSAAAWIAIKHGLKGVNLTCSTACSSGANAIGMALDLLRAGRADAVIAGGAEACVLPLTMNGFEILHALTTGFNMDPARASRPFAKGRDGFVMSEGAGILILEKEEQAMRRGAKIYACLAGYGQTCDAAHIVMPDQSGQVAAMEAAIQDAGITKDSVEHINAHATSTPLGDIVETRAIKSLFGDRAKDIAISATKSLLGHSIGASAAIGSIATIMALHTGTVHPTINLDEADPECDLDYTPNRAQQKNPRTGLCNAFGFGGNNASIVFTTLD; this is translated from the coding sequence GGGGATTGTTTCCCCAATTGGCATTGGCACTGAACAGTTTTGGACAGCTGCGATCAACGGTGTCAGTGGGATCCGCCCGGTCACCAGCTTCGATGCGTCCAGTCTGCGGTCGCAAGTGGCGGGAGAAGTGCAAGGATTCGACCCTAGAACCTTCCTGTCGGCTAAGTATATAGAGCAAACGGATAGATTCACCCATCTTGCCTTGCTGGCCGCCAAACTCGCGTTCGAAGATGCGGGTGGGCTTGACGCCTATTCGCCGCCACGTCTGGCCGTTAGCATCGGCTCGGGGATGGGCGGTTTTGCCACGTTTGAGTCTTCCGCGCTCCGCAAGTTTCGAAACCAACCCGTACCCCCGTTTACGGTGCCTCGAACCATGGCGAACTCAGCCGCGGCGTGGATCGCAATCAAACATGGGCTGAAAGGGGTAAATCTGACTTGCAGCACGGCGTGCTCTTCCGGGGCCAATGCAATCGGCATGGCGCTCGATCTCTTGCGGGCGGGGCGAGCGGATGCGGTGATTGCCGGTGGTGCGGAAGCGTGTGTATTGCCGCTAACAATGAATGGCTTCGAAATATTGCATGCGTTAACAACCGGCTTCAATATGGATCCGGCGCGAGCATCACGGCCATTCGCTAAAGGCCGTGATGGGTTCGTCATGTCGGAAGGCGCGGGCATACTCATACTGGAGAAAGAAGAACAGGCCATGCGTCGAGGGGCAAAAATATATGCCTGCCTCGCGGGCTATGGACAAACATGCGACGCTGCGCACATCGTCATGCCGGACCAGAGCGGCCAGGTAGCCGCGATGGAAGCCGCCATCCAGGATGCGGGCATTACGAAAGATTCAGTGGAACACATCAATGCCCATGCAACTTCAACCCCGTTGGGCGATATTGTGGAAACCCGCGCCATCAAGAGCCTCTTTGGCGATCGAGCCAAGGATATCGCAATTAGTGCGACAAAATCCCTGCTTGGACATTCCATCGGCGCATCGGCGGCCATTGGCAGCATCGCCACAATCATGGCCCTACATACTGGCACAGTACATCCAACCATCAACCTGGATGAGGCCGATCCGGAATGCGATCTTGACTACACGCCCAACCGGGCGCAGCAGAAAAATCCGCGAACTGGCCTCTGTAACGCTTTCGGATTTGGGGGAAATAATGCAAGCATCGTTTTCACAACGCTCGATTGA
- a CDS encoding acyl carrier protein, which translates to MDTADIEAKVIQFIATKVENLDVSTINRASKFDELGLDSMDTIQLLFDAEDNFSINFDSEEAKGFTTVGDIIAYIEKHQAPEPSQEGQDASGTAFDQEGK; encoded by the coding sequence ATGGACACAGCGGACATTGAAGCGAAGGTCATACAGTTCATCGCTACAAAAGTTGAAAACCTGGATGTTTCCACAATAAATAGGGCGTCAAAATTTGACGAACTCGGGCTTGATTCCATGGACACGATTCAGCTTTTGTTTGATGCGGAAGATAATTTCAGCATCAATTTTGACAGTGAAGAAGCTAAAGGCTTTACTACCGTCGGAGATATTATCGCCTACATTGAAAAACACCAGGCGCCCGAGCCGTCGCAAGAAGGACAGGACGCCTCAGGAACAGCGTTTGATCAAGAAGGTAAATAA
- a CDS encoding DNA topoisomerase III, whose amino-acid sequence MGKTLIIAEKPSVAVDIARVLGGFAKHADYFESDQYVLSSAVGHLLELVVPEQYEVKRGKWSFANLPIIPPHFDLNPIEKTESRLKLLTKLIKRKDVESLINACDAGREGELIFHYIRRHVGTNKPVKRLWLQSMTPASIREGFNKLLDDDAVRPLAEAAVSRSEADWLVGINGTRAMTAFNSQEGGFHKTPVGRVQTPTLAILIEREDTIKKFVPRDYWEVHGKFAASSGQYDGRWFDENFAKNKTDSEQKAERFWDQKEAEAVRSKCQGKPGVVKEESKPATEICPLLYDLTSLQRDANGRFGFSAKTTLGLAQALYEKHKVLTYPRTDSRALPEDYLDTVKETLSSLAKSRYGIFAKQVLKEDWVKPNKRIFNNAKISDHFAIIPTSLEPKALSETEAKLYDLVTKRFLAIFFPAAEFLVTTRITRVENEPFKTEGKVMVNPGWQVVYGREVQARGTEDESALIKLNPDERVLAEEIKVISSQTRPPARFNEATLLSAMESAGKLVEDEDLREAMSAKGLGTPATRASIIEGLVAENYLQREGRELRPTAKAFSLITLLRGLKVPELTSPELTGDWEFKLRQIEQGKLQRNKFMEEIAGMTGHIVEQAKTHRGETISGDFSTLKSPCPKCGGVIQETYKKYQCQKCDFALWKILAGRQFETAEMEQLITQREVGPLQGFRSKMGRLFNANIKLTDELEMKFDFGTDSAEDAEAIDFSGQEPLGTCPRCGGRVFDHGMSYACEKAIGSVRTCDFKIGKIILARPLEREQAAKLLRTGKTDLLQKFISKKGRPFSAYLVIGSDGKVGFEFEPRESKTKTAAASAENKSVKPKTKSASSKKVVSGKTK is encoded by the coding sequence ATGGGTAAAACCTTAATTATCGCCGAGAAGCCTTCTGTCGCTGTCGATATTGCGCGTGTCCTCGGCGGGTTCGCCAAGCATGCCGACTATTTCGAGAGCGATCAATACGTGCTGTCTTCAGCTGTCGGCCATCTGCTTGAGCTTGTCGTACCCGAACAATACGAGGTCAAACGGGGGAAGTGGAGTTTTGCCAATCTGCCCATAATTCCGCCGCATTTCGATCTCAATCCCATCGAAAAAACCGAGTCCCGCTTGAAGCTCTTAACCAAACTCATTAAGCGCAAGGATGTAGAGTCCCTTATTAATGCTTGTGACGCGGGAAGGGAAGGTGAACTTATTTTTCACTACATCAGACGTCACGTGGGGACCAACAAACCGGTGAAGCGACTTTGGCTCCAATCGATGACACCGGCCTCGATTAGGGAGGGCTTTAACAAGTTGCTCGATGACGATGCGGTGCGGCCTCTGGCAGAAGCAGCGGTAAGCCGCTCCGAGGCGGACTGGCTGGTAGGAATAAACGGCACTCGCGCCATGACCGCCTTTAATTCTCAGGAAGGAGGGTTTCATAAAACGCCGGTGGGCCGGGTGCAGACGCCGACGCTAGCGATCCTGATTGAACGTGAAGACACCATCAAGAAATTCGTTCCCCGCGATTACTGGGAAGTTCATGGCAAGTTTGCCGCGAGTTCGGGGCAATATGACGGCCGCTGGTTCGACGAGAATTTCGCAAAAAATAAAACGGATAGTGAGCAAAAGGCTGAAAGATTCTGGGATCAGAAAGAAGCGGAGGCGGTTCGCAGCAAATGCCAGGGCAAGCCGGGCGTTGTCAAGGAAGAAAGTAAGCCTGCTACTGAAATCTGTCCGCTGCTGTACGACCTTACCAGTTTGCAGCGTGACGCCAACGGGCGCTTTGGTTTTTCCGCCAAGACGACGCTTGGGTTAGCCCAGGCGTTATATGAAAAGCATAAGGTGCTAACGTATCCGCGTACTGACTCGCGTGCCCTCCCCGAAGACTACCTTGACACTGTCAAGGAGACCTTGAGCTCACTAGCAAAAAGCCGTTACGGTATTTTCGCCAAGCAGGTCCTCAAGGAGGACTGGGTTAAGCCAAACAAGCGCATATTCAATAATGCAAAAATTTCCGACCATTTCGCAATCATCCCGACTTCGCTAGAGCCTAAGGCCCTGAGCGAAACTGAAGCGAAGCTTTACGATCTCGTGACCAAGCGTTTTTTGGCTATTTTTTTCCCCGCTGCCGAATTTCTTGTTACGACCCGCATCACTCGTGTCGAGAACGAGCCATTCAAAACCGAAGGCAAGGTGATGGTCAATCCCGGTTGGCAGGTCGTGTATGGCCGTGAGGTGCAGGCTCGAGGCACAGAGGATGAATCCGCGTTGATTAAGCTAAACCCGGACGAGCGGGTCTTGGCTGAAGAGATCAAGGTTATTTCCAGCCAGACTCGCCCTCCGGCCAGGTTTAATGAAGCCACGCTTCTGTCCGCCATGGAGAGCGCGGGAAAGTTAGTGGAGGATGAAGATCTGCGGGAAGCGATGAGTGCAAAAGGGCTAGGCACCCCCGCTACGCGTGCGTCGATTATCGAAGGATTGGTGGCGGAAAATTACCTCCAGCGTGAAGGTCGGGAACTGCGTCCCACTGCCAAGGCATTTTCGCTGATTACCTTATTGCGCGGCCTGAAGGTGCCTGAACTTACCTCGCCAGAACTGACAGGCGATTGGGAGTTCAAGCTGCGCCAGATCGAGCAGGGTAAACTTCAGCGCAACAAGTTCATGGAAGAGATCGCTGGCATGACGGGGCACATTGTAGAGCAGGCAAAAACTCACCGTGGCGAAACGATCAGCGGCGACTTTTCCACACTAAAGTCTCCTTGTCCCAAGTGCGGCGGCGTGATACAGGAAACCTATAAGAAGTACCAATGCCAGAAATGCGATTTTGCCCTCTGGAAAATCCTTGCTGGGCGGCAATTTGAAACAGCGGAAATGGAGCAGTTGATTACCCAACGCGAAGTCGGCCCATTGCAGGGGTTTCGCAGCAAAATGGGACGGCTGTTCAACGCCAATATCAAGCTTACCGACGAGTTGGAAATGAAATTCGATTTTGGCACTGATAGCGCCGAGGATGCCGAAGCAATTGATTTTTCGGGGCAGGAACCGTTGGGGACATGCCCGCGCTGCGGCGGTCGGGTATTTGATCATGGAATGAGTTACGCCTGCGAGAAGGCCATCGGCTCAGTCCGTACGTGCGACTTTAAAATTGGGAAGATTATTCTCGCCCGCCCTCTCGAACGCGAACAGGCGGCCAAACTATTGCGGACGGGAAAAACTGATTTGCTCCAAAAGTTTATTTCAAAGAAGGGCAGGCCATTTTCCGCTTATCTGGTTATAGGTTCGGACGGCAAGGTAGGCTTCGAGTTTGAGCCGAGAGAATCAAAGACAAAAACAGCCGCGGCATCCGCTGAGAACAAGTCAGTAAAACCAAAAACAAAGAGTGCTTCGTCGAAAAAGGTGGTGTCTGGTAAAACCAAATAG
- the dprA gene encoding DNA-processing protein DprA, with the protein MNLQQDMESWIALCLIDGLGDESIRRLLVGFGSPAQIFSASTSALERLVKKKVAHSIVQGADRNKIDATLKWLEDSQNSIITLADTDFPSLLLNISDPPPLLYLKGKRELLNSQMLAIVGSRNATPQGLGNAEAFAKATSDAGLCIVSGMALGIDTAAHRGGLRGSASSIAVVGTGLDLVYPASNRKLAHELAEQGALISEFPLGTPAIASNFPRRNRIISGMSRGCLVVEAALQSGSLITAKQALEQGREVFAVPGSIHSPLAKGCHSLIKQGAKLVESAEDILDELGYRSARPGAANDTDEPGKEKSLLLTHLGHEIIDIDTLSNRSGLTVETVSAMLLTFELDGIVASLPGGCYQRLA; encoded by the coding sequence ATGAATTTGCAACAGGATATGGAGTCCTGGATTGCTCTATGCCTGATTGATGGTCTGGGTGATGAGTCAATACGCCGGTTACTCGTTGGATTTGGAAGTCCCGCCCAAATTTTTTCCGCCAGTACTTCCGCCCTGGAGCGATTGGTTAAAAAGAAGGTCGCGCACAGCATTGTCCAGGGAGCCGACCGAAACAAAATCGATGCTACGCTCAAATGGCTGGAGGATTCCCAAAATTCGATTATTACCCTTGCTGATACGGATTTTCCATCCCTGCTGCTCAACATTTCGGATCCGCCGCCGCTCCTCTATCTGAAGGGTAAGCGCGAACTGTTGAATTCACAGATGCTCGCCATTGTCGGAAGTCGCAATGCGACACCGCAAGGTCTTGGAAACGCCGAAGCTTTTGCCAAAGCCACAAGTGACGCCGGGCTCTGCATTGTGAGCGGGATGGCACTCGGCATCGACACTGCGGCTCATCGGGGCGGTTTGCGGGGCAGCGCTTCAAGCATTGCCGTGGTAGGGACAGGGCTGGATCTCGTCTATCCCGCAAGTAACCGGAAACTTGCTCATGAGTTAGCTGAACAGGGGGCGCTTATTTCCGAGTTCCCGTTAGGCACACCTGCAATCGCGAGCAATTTTCCGCGCCGCAACCGCATTATCAGCGGCATGAGTCGAGGCTGTCTGGTGGTCGAGGCTGCGCTGCAGAGTGGGTCGCTCATTACAGCAAAGCAGGCATTGGAACAGGGACGTGAGGTATTTGCCGTCCCGGGTTCCATCCATTCGCCTCTTGCGAAGGGCTGTCACTCGCTCATCAAGCAGGGAGCGAAACTCGTCGAAAGCGCGGAGGACATTCTGGATGAATTGGGCTATCGGTCAGCGCGACCCGGTGCCGCCAATGATACTGACGAACCGGGAAAAGAAAAATCACTGCTGTTAACGCACCTCGGCCATGAAATCATTGATATCGACACCCTGTCCAACCGGAGCGGCTTGACCGTAGAAACCGTGTCCGCGATGCTATTGACGTTCGAATTGGACGGCATAGTGGCAAGCTTGCCGGGCGGTTGCTATCAAAGGCTTGCGTAG
- the def gene encoding peptide deformylase: MALLKILQYPDERLHTVAAPVHEVTDEVRALVRDMAETMYAAPGIGLAATQVDMHFRLIVIDISETHDQLLVLINPRITSRSGESDYEEGCLSVPGVYGKVPRSERITVEALDRNGEPFALEAEGLLAVCIQHEMDHLLGKVFVEYWSRLKQTRIQARFKKQRRK; encoded by the coding sequence ATGGCTCTCCTAAAAATATTGCAATATCCGGATGAGCGACTTCACACGGTAGCAGCCCCAGTACATGAAGTGACGGATGAAGTTCGCGCCCTGGTGCGCGATATGGCTGAGACAATGTATGCTGCACCTGGGATTGGTCTTGCGGCAACTCAGGTTGACATGCACTTTCGCCTCATCGTCATCGACATCTCCGAAACACACGACCAATTACTGGTATTGATCAATCCCCGAATTACCTCCCGTAGCGGTGAGTCTGACTATGAAGAAGGTTGCCTGTCGGTGCCGGGAGTATATGGCAAGGTACCGCGTTCGGAACGGATCACGGTTGAGGCGTTGGACCGAAACGGGGAGCCTTTCGCGCTTGAGGCGGAGGGCTTGCTTGCAGTGTGTATCCAGCATGAAATGGACCATTTGCTGGGAAAAGTATTCGTTGAGTACTGGTCGCGGTTAAAGCAAACACGAATTCAGGCCAGATTCAAAAAACAGCGGCGAAAGTGA
- the fmt gene encoding methionyl-tRNA formyltransferase — MKIIFAGTPPFAAVALEALIVAGYEITLVLTQPDRPSGRGMKPVASPIKLLALQHRLTLLQPATLKQPELHAQLEAADADIMVVAAYGLILPSPVLRIPRLGCLNIHASLLPRWRGAAPIQRALLAGDRETGITIMQMDQGLDTGAILLQRAVPIAPDDTAQTLHDKLALLGAQCIAEALTNLRQGTLTGLPQDEDAATYAPKLEKDEAEINWGDSAQAAHRAVQAFNPRPGAYAWISGVPLKIWQASVGVDTGGAPGEIVATGRDGIAVACGAGTLVLEVVQKAGGKKMSAGEFLLGHPLRPGDRFECRK; from the coding sequence ATGAAGATCATTTTCGCGGGCACGCCGCCCTTTGCCGCTGTTGCGCTCGAAGCGCTGATAGTCGCCGGATATGAAATTACGTTGGTGCTGACTCAGCCCGACCGTCCTTCCGGACGAGGCATGAAGCCCGTCGCCAGTCCGATCAAATTGCTGGCGCTACAACACCGGCTTACACTGCTGCAGCCCGCCACACTCAAGCAACCCGAGCTCCACGCGCAACTCGAAGCTGCCGACGCGGATATCATGGTTGTCGCAGCTTATGGCCTCATTCTGCCTTCCCCCGTCTTGCGCATCCCACGGCTCGGCTGCCTCAATATTCATGCTTCGTTGCTGCCGAGATGGCGTGGTGCTGCGCCTATCCAGCGAGCGCTATTGGCAGGAGATCGGGAAACTGGAATAACAATAATGCAAATGGACCAGGGTCTGGATACTGGCGCGATTTTGTTGCAGCGGGCTGTTCCGATCGCCCCGGACGATACTGCCCAAACCCTGCATGACAAACTTGCGTTGTTAGGCGCGCAGTGCATTGCCGAAGCATTAACGAATTTGCGGCAGGGAACGCTGACGGGGCTTCCTCAGGATGAGGATGCCGCAACTTATGCCCCGAAGCTGGAAAAAGACGAGGCAGAAATAAACTGGGGGGATAGCGCGCAAGCGGCTCACCGTGCGGTGCAGGCGTTTAACCCTCGTCCCGGCGCTTACGCCTGGATATCCGGGGTCCCCCTCAAAATATGGCAAGCGAGCGTCGGCGTGGATACGGGGGGTGCGCCGGGAGAAATTGTTGCGACAGGACGTGATGGAATAGCGGTTGCATGTGGCGCGGGTACACTTGTACTAGAGGTCGTGCAAAAAGCGGGCGGGAAAAAGATGAGCGCGGGAGAGTTTCTCTTGGGGCATCCGCTACGACCCGGCGATCGCTTTGAATGCCGCAAATGA
- the rsmB gene encoding 16S rRNA (cytosine(967)-C(5))-methyltransferase RsmB, with protein sequence MIKTQRLAAATVGRVLGGASLTAVLQDLWHNHADLTEQQRGAIQDLSYGVLRFYGQLHAILGLLLKKPLKNKDIIYLLLVALYQLEYSKAAPHAVVDNAVSASQGAHGSTGLQGLVNAVLRNFLRQHSTLLQESSESEVGRYSHPQWWIDKLRIQYPERYQAVLEASNLRPSMTLRINRRKTTVAEYLERLSQSNMSARLAGEDALELEQPVPVEKLPGFGEGLVSVQDAGAQLAAKLLEVSDNDRVLDACAAPGGKSAHLLELAEVDLTVLDSDNNRLARVTRNFSRLGLKAHRVIHSDASQPAQWWDGNQFDRILADVPCSASGVTRRHPDIKWLRRESDLSQFAAKQREILEALWPMLSRGGKLLYVTCSVFTEENGLQVEEFLRRHADARTLPLSRAEITDGQLLPDSHHDGFFYALVLKV encoded by the coding sequence ATGATTAAAACTCAGCGTCTCGCTGCTGCGACGGTGGGTAGAGTATTGGGGGGGGCAAGTTTGACGGCGGTGTTGCAGGACCTTTGGCACAACCACGCCGACCTGACCGAGCAGCAACGGGGCGCAATTCAAGATCTGAGCTACGGCGTCCTGCGCTTTTATGGTCAACTTCACGCAATACTCGGCTTGTTGCTGAAAAAGCCGCTGAAGAACAAGGACATCATCTATTTATTGCTAGTCGCCTTATACCAACTGGAATACAGCAAGGCTGCCCCGCATGCGGTTGTGGACAACGCAGTATCCGCTTCTCAAGGGGCACACGGTAGCACGGGTCTTCAGGGATTGGTCAATGCGGTACTGCGCAATTTCCTCCGCCAGCATTCGACACTCTTGCAGGAATCAAGCGAGAGCGAGGTAGGACGCTATTCTCATCCCCAATGGTGGATCGATAAGCTTCGCATCCAATATCCGGAGCGTTATCAGGCGGTACTGGAGGCGAGCAACCTTCGCCCGTCTATGACATTGAGAATCAACCGGCGAAAGACTACAGTTGCGGAATATCTAGAACGTCTCAGCCAGAGTAATATGAGTGCGCGGCTAGCGGGCGAAGATGCGCTCGAACTCGAGCAGCCAGTGCCGGTGGAAAAGCTACCTGGTTTTGGCGAGGGCTTAGTGTCGGTCCAGGATGCGGGTGCGCAACTGGCGGCCAAATTATTGGAGGTATCTGACAACGACCGGGTGCTGGATGCTTGCGCCGCTCCCGGCGGCAAAAGCGCGCACTTGTTGGAGTTGGCTGAAGTCGACTTAACTGTGCTCGACAGTGATAACAACAGATTGGCTCGCGTGACGCGCAATTTCTCTCGATTGGGATTGAAAGCCCATCGAGTAATTCATAGCGATGCCTCGCAACCTGCGCAGTGGTGGGATGGAAATCAATTCGACCGCATTCTGGCTGATGTTCCTTGCTCTGCTTCGGGAGTTACGCGTCGTCATCCGGATATCAAATGGCTAAGGCGCGAAAGCGACCTTTCGCAGTTTGCCGCAAAGCAACGGGAAATCCTCGAGGCGCTGTGGCCGATGCTGAGCAGGGGTGGTAAATTACTCTACGTCACCTGTTCGGTATTTACCGAGGAAAACGGGCTGCAAGTGGAAGAGTTTTTGCGCCGCCATGCGGATGCACGGACGCTGCCCCTTTCCCGGGCTGAAATAACTGACGGGCAACTACTGCCCGATTCCCATCACGACGGTTTCTTTTATGCTCTGGTGCTTAAAGTCTGA
- a CDS encoding DUF4390 domain-containing protein, with the protein MLWCLKSDAFHVFRQLRVALVVLLTLALLPAGIAHAEGGIQVKLVTVEAAEEGYQFDADFEITLNHKLEHALEKGIVLYFVTELNLVSARWYWLDERVAQSRVREGLSYYALTRQYRLSRGTFSQNFGTLKEALQALGRVRNRPIIPSNGLRPDMEYTVEMRMRLDISALPKPFQVETLGSREWDLSTGMIRWSTRLPSPKESQKSTVESATHKIGIFERYTKHVAALAPVLVALSGSATL; encoded by the coding sequence ATGCTCTGGTGCTTAAAGTCTGACGCCTTTCATGTCTTTCGGCAGCTGCGCGTGGCGTTGGTCGTGCTGCTGACCCTAGCGCTGCTGCCGGCGGGCATAGCTCATGCGGAAGGCGGCATACAGGTGAAGTTGGTGACGGTGGAAGCTGCCGAAGAAGGATATCAGTTCGACGCCGATTTCGAGATTACGCTCAATCACAAGTTGGAACACGCACTTGAGAAGGGCATCGTGCTGTATTTTGTGACTGAACTCAACCTGGTAAGTGCACGTTGGTATTGGCTGGACGAGAGAGTCGCCCAAAGCAGGGTGCGGGAAGGGTTGAGCTACTACGCGCTAACCCGTCAATACCGCTTGAGCAGAGGAACGTTTTCGCAGAACTTCGGTACCCTCAAGGAAGCCCTGCAAGCGCTCGGCCGTGTACGCAACCGTCCAATCATTCCAAGTAACGGGCTCAGGCCCGACATGGAATACACCGTGGAAATGCGCATGCGTCTGGATATATCGGCGCTGCCCAAACCGTTTCAAGTGGAAACGCTGGGATCAAGAGAGTGGGACTTGAGTACCGGCATGATACGGTGGAGTACGAGACTGCCATCGCCTAAGGAATCCCAGAAATCGACCGTAGAGAGCGCTACTCATAAAATCGGGATATTCGAACGATATACGAAACACGTCGCGGCGCTCGCACCCGTGCTGGTTGCGCTATCCGGGAGTGCCACCCTTTGA
- a CDS encoding sensor histidine kinase, protein MKYVIIISAGLGAVMLFLLASAGADTDLFERKYRLLIRLNVGFVLFLMGVVGYLLWRLRRRLNAGVFGSRLALRLLLIFSLMAVLPGALVYAVSVQFLGKSIESWFDVKVDRALEGGLNLGRKILDNRLEELRYMAGAAAVTLSASDPLVPALNKLLEQSQVQEATLFNQDGSVLASTDENSSGRVPEALSMETMREVQMEKLHSSVESIPDKGLYLRVLALIDPRGPTENAHVLQLLQQVPEPLAEDAEIVQAAYRDYQELLLSREGLKSLYGVTLTLALLLSLFSALAAAFLISERLSAPLGMLAEGTRAVAQGDFSRRHPVRSRDELGVLTESFNLMTQQLEEARMTAQRNQQEVESARAYLENILANLSSGVLVFDKGLRMRTANLSAEQILNVSLSGLKGLTIAECAARQPRLISFITGILEGFRSENREEWQCQVERPRDGVHQVLLLRGTRLPQVSGGGGVVVFDDVTNLLQAQRIAAWGEVARRLAHEIKNPLTPIQLSAERVQHKLAGRLSKEDAQILKRSTDTIVNQVEALKKMVNEFSEYARAPELEFHLLDLNALVREVLALYEASSAVVSDVPQPHIDLALASDLPAVRGDSARLRQVIHNLLQNALDTLAGTLDPAIMVRTEIVPEGVRFSVSDNGGGFPEQVKARVFEPYVTTKTKGTGLGLPIVKKIVEEHSGTIKIENIRPRGARIAITLPVLMSEGVTAYREAK, encoded by the coding sequence GTGAAATACGTCATCATCATCAGCGCCGGACTGGGTGCAGTCATGCTTTTTCTACTGGCTAGTGCAGGAGCTGATACCGATCTGTTCGAACGCAAATACAGGCTTCTGATCCGGCTTAATGTCGGCTTCGTGCTGTTTCTGATGGGCGTAGTAGGGTATTTGTTATGGAGACTCAGACGCAGGCTGAATGCGGGCGTATTCGGTTCGAGACTGGCGCTGCGCCTGCTGCTGATCTTTTCACTAATGGCCGTTCTTCCGGGTGCGCTGGTGTATGCCGTATCGGTACAATTTCTAGGGAAAAGTATCGAATCCTGGTTCGATGTCAAGGTCGACCGGGCGCTGGAAGGTGGCCTGAATCTGGGACGCAAAATCCTCGACAACCGTTTGGAGGAATTGCGTTACATGGCCGGGGCTGCGGCCGTGACGCTATCCGCCTCCGATCCGCTAGTGCCGGCGCTCAATAAACTCCTCGAGCAATCACAGGTACAGGAAGCAACGCTGTTCAACCAGGATGGGAGCGTGCTGGCTTCCACGGATGAGAACAGTTCCGGGCGTGTTCCAGAAGCATTAAGCATGGAAACCATGCGTGAAGTTCAAATGGAAAAATTACACAGCTCGGTTGAGTCGATTCCTGACAAGGGTTTGTATTTAAGGGTTCTCGCGTTAATCGATCCGCGGGGCCCGACGGAAAATGCCCACGTCCTGCAACTGCTCCAACAGGTACCTGAACCGCTGGCCGAAGATGCAGAGATCGTGCAGGCTGCGTATCGCGATTACCAGGAATTGCTCCTATCGCGGGAAGGATTGAAAAGCCTTTATGGGGTGACACTCACGCTCGCGCTGCTGCTCTCCCTCTTCTCCGCTTTGGCCGCAGCATTTCTTATCAGCGAGCGTCTAAGCGCGCCTCTGGGTATGCTGGCTGAAGGCACCCGAGCAGTTGCCCAGGGCGACTTCAGCAGACGCCATCCAGTGCGAAGCCGGGATGAATTGGGCGTGTTGACCGAATCATTCAATCTTATGACTCAGCAGTTGGAAGAAGCCCGCATGACTGCACAGCGCAACCAACAGGAGGTGGAAAGTGCGAGAGCTTACCTGGAAAACATATTGGCCAACCTTTCGTCCGGAGTGCTGGTATTTGATAAAGGCCTGCGCATGCGCACCGCGAATTTAAGCGCCGAACAAATCCTGAATGTGTCCTTGTCCGGCCTGAAGGGTCTGACTATCGCCGAGTGCGCAGCGCGCCAACCTCGACTGATATCGTTCATCACGGGGATTCTTGAAGGATTCCGCTCTGAAAATAGGGAGGAATGGCAATGCCAGGTAGAACGCCCACGAGACGGCGTCCACCAAGTCTTGCTGTTGCGGGGGACCCGTCTGCCCCAGGTTTCGGGGGGGGGTGGCGTCGTCGTCTTCGACGATGTCACCAACTTGTTACAGGCTCAGCGCATTGCCGCGTGGGGAGAGGTCGCGCGACGCCTGGCGCACGAAATCAAAAACCCTCTGACTCCGATACAACTCTCCGCCGAACGCGTGCAGCACAAGCTCGCGGGGAGGCTCAGCAAGGAGGATGCGCAAATCCTGAAGCGATCTACTGACACAATTGTTAACCAGGTTGAAGCCCTTAAAAAGATGGTGAATGAGTTCAGCGAGTACGCCCGCGCGCCGGAACTGGAATTTCATTTACTGGATCTCAACGCTTTGGTGCGGGAAGTGCTTGCGCTGTACGAGGCCTCCAGCGCAGTCGTGTCCGACGTTCCACAACCGCATATCGACCTGGCACTGGCTTCAGATTTACCGGCGGTAAGAGGAGACTCCGCGCGTTTGCGGCAAGTTATCCACAATCTCTTGCAGAATGCGCTGGATACGCTTGCAGGCACACTTGATCCAGCAATCATGGTACGAACGGAGATCGTACCGGAAGGGGTGCGGTTCAGCGTAAGTGACAACGGAGGAGGCTTCCCTGAACAAGTCAAAGCGCGAGTGTTCGAGCCCTATGTAACGACGAAAACAAAAGGCACCGGTCTGGGTCTGCCTATCGTCAAGAAAATAGTTGAAGAACATAGTGGTACGATAAAAATTGAAAATATCCGACCCCGCGGCGCACGGATCGCAATTACCCTCCCGGTTTTGATGAGTGAGGGTGTGACGGCCTACCGGGAAGCCAAATGA